From Bacteroides uniformis:
CTGGGCAAGCTGTCCGAACTGACCGACCTGGGAGTAGAAGTCCACTTTTTCACGGGAAACCATGACCTTTGGTGCGGCGACTATCTGACCAAGGAGTGCGGCGTCATGATACACCGCGAACCGCTGACCACCGAAATCTTCGGAAAAGAGTTCTACCTTGCCCACGGTGACGGGCTAGGCGACCCGGACAAGAAGTTCAAGATGCTGCGCGCCATGTTCCGCAGCCGTACCCTACAGACGCTGTTCTCTGCCCTGCACCCCCGCTGGAGCATGGAGCTGGGACTGAACTGGGCCAAGCACAGCCGCTTGAAACGCATAGACGGGAAAGAACCCGCATACATGGGAGAAAACAACGAATACCTGGTGCTCTACACCAAGGAATACCTGAAAAGCCATCCCAACATCAACTACTTCATCTACGGTCACCGCCACATCGAACTGGACCTGATGCTGAGCAGTACTGCCCGCATCCTCATCCTCGGCGACTGGATAAACTACTTCTCGTACGCCGTCTTTGACGGCGAGAACCTCTTCCTTGAGAATTTTGTGGAGGGAGAGACGAAGCTATAACCCGCATTTCCAAACTGTTAACCATCATACCATTACCACCCATGAAACCTTTAAGACTGAAAAACATGATTGCCGGATGCCTGCTCGCAGCAGGAGCATTGCCGGTATGGGGACAATCCGGCGCCCCGACACTTGTCATCCGCATTGACGATCTCGGTGCCCTGCATTCCGTCAACGAAGCCTGCATCCAGACCTACCGCTCGGGTATTGCCCGCAGCGTGGAAGTGATGCCCGTAGCAGCCTGGTATCCGGAAGCCATCAAGA
This genomic window contains:
- a CDS encoding UDP-2,3-diacylglucosamine diphosphatase, coding for MKNVYFLSDAHLGSRAIEHGRTQERRLVNFLDSIKHKASAVYLLGDMFDFWYEFRTVVPKGYTRFLGKLSELTDLGVEVHFFTGNHDLWCGDYLTKECGVMIHREPLTTEIFGKEFYLAHGDGLGDPDKKFKMLRAMFRSRTLQTLFSALHPRWSMELGLNWAKHSRLKRIDGKEPAYMGENNEYLVLYTKEYLKSHPNINYFIYGHRHIELDLMLSSTARILILGDWINYFSYAVFDGENLFLENFVEGETKL